From a single Streptomyces rubradiris genomic region:
- a CDS encoding MarR family winged helix-turn-helix transcriptional regulator — MADISDSAARTARDLRVVFSRLRRRIREVAQDTDLSPSQESALTLVGKHGAATASALAAAEGVRPQSMAVTLAALERHGLIRRAPDPDDGRRQLVTLTDSGRARVEGNRQAREEWLARAFEDRYTEEERRTVLAALELLERLSAP; from the coding sequence ATGGCCGACATCTCCGACTCCGCCGCCCGCACCGCACGTGATCTGCGCGTGGTGTTCAGCAGGCTGCGGCGCCGCATCCGTGAGGTCGCGCAGGACACCGACCTCAGTCCCTCGCAGGAGTCGGCGCTCACCCTGGTCGGCAAGCACGGCGCGGCCACGGCCAGCGCGCTCGCCGCCGCCGAGGGGGTGCGCCCGCAGTCCATGGCCGTCACGCTGGCCGCGCTGGAGCGGCACGGGCTGATCCGCCGGGCCCCCGACCCCGACGACGGCCGCCGCCAGCTGGTCACCCTGACCGACAGCGGACGGGCCCGCGTCGAAGGCAACCGGCAGGCGCGCGAGGAGTGGCTGGCCCGTGCCTTCGAGGACCGCTACACCGAGGAGGAACGGCGGACAGTCCTCGCGGCGCTGGAACTGCTGGAGCGGCTGTCCGCGCCGTGA
- a CDS encoding polysaccharide lyase family 1 protein encodes MRRPVAMRLYAALATLGVAAATGMLVAMPEQASAAVGGATGYATQNGGTTGGAGGQTVRATTGTAIHAALCSRADSSTPITIQVEGTINHANTSKVSGSSCNTADGVIELKQISNVTIVGVGSGAVFDQLGIHIRESRNIVIQNVTVRNVKKSGSPTSNGGDAIGMESDVRNVWVDHATLEASGGEDEGFDGLFDMKDGTQYVTLSYSVLRNSGRGGLIGSSESDLSNSYITFHHNLYENIDSRAPLLRGGTAHMYNNHYVRLNKSGINSRAGARAKVDNNYFEDSKDVLGTFYTDELGYWQVAGNTFDNVTWTSPGTDNHPAGPDPQSNTTVSIPYAYTLDAAGCVPSVVGQTAGAGKGLRVSDGNCTPQTPTPTPTPTSTPTPTPTPTPTPTPTPTQPGGTNLSIGAGSDGSSKANGTSYGNVRDGDLNTYWSPVGTTGSISIKWGSPTAVSSVNIRETAGTSGRIGSWRVLNGDTGAVLASGSGAGVISLPRTTLSKVTFQITGASGTPQVAEFETYAG; translated from the coding sequence ATGAGACGACCAGTCGCCATGCGACTGTACGCGGCCCTGGCCACGCTGGGTGTGGCCGCCGCGACCGGCATGCTCGTGGCGATGCCCGAGCAGGCGTCGGCCGCCGTCGGAGGCGCCACGGGATACGCGACACAGAACGGCGGCACCACCGGCGGCGCGGGCGGGCAGACCGTGCGGGCCACCACCGGTACCGCGATCCACGCGGCCCTGTGCTCCCGGGCCGACAGCAGCACCCCGATCACCATCCAGGTCGAGGGCACCATCAACCACGCCAACACCAGCAAGGTGTCCGGCAGCAGCTGCAACACCGCCGACGGCGTCATCGAGCTGAAGCAGATCAGCAACGTGACCATCGTCGGGGTCGGCAGCGGGGCCGTCTTCGACCAACTGGGCATCCACATCCGCGAGTCCCGCAACATCGTCATCCAGAACGTGACGGTGAGGAACGTCAAGAAGTCCGGCTCCCCCACGTCCAACGGCGGTGACGCCATCGGCATGGAGAGCGACGTCCGCAACGTCTGGGTCGACCACGCGACGCTGGAGGCCTCAGGCGGGGAGGACGAGGGCTTCGACGGGCTCTTCGACATGAAGGACGGCACCCAGTACGTCACCCTGTCGTACAGCGTGCTGCGCAACTCGGGCCGGGGCGGTCTCATCGGGTCGAGCGAGAGCGACTTGTCGAACAGCTACATCACGTTCCACCACAACCTGTACGAGAACATCGACTCCCGCGCTCCGCTGCTGCGCGGCGGCACGGCCCACATGTACAACAACCACTACGTGCGCCTGAACAAGTCCGGGATCAACTCCCGGGCCGGCGCCCGCGCCAAGGTGGACAACAACTACTTCGAGGACTCCAAGGACGTCCTGGGCACCTTCTACACCGACGAGCTGGGCTACTGGCAGGTCGCCGGCAACACCTTCGACAACGTGACCTGGACCAGCCCCGGCACCGACAACCACCCGGCCGGCCCGGACCCGCAGTCCAACACCACCGTCTCCATTCCGTACGCCTACACGCTCGACGCCGCCGGTTGCGTGCCCAGTGTCGTGGGCCAGACGGCGGGCGCAGGCAAGGGGCTGCGCGTCTCCGACGGCAACTGCACACCGCAGACGCCGACACCGACACCGACACCGACCTCCACGCCCACTCCCACGCCCACCCCCACGCCGACCCCGACGCCCACGCCGACGCAGCCCGGCGGGACGAACCTCAGCATCGGAGCGGGTTCCGACGGCTCCAGCAAGGCCAACGGCACGAGCTACGGCAACGTGCGCGACGGTGACCTGAACACCTACTGGTCGCCGGTGGGCACGACCGGCTCGATCTCCATCAAGTGGGGCTCGCCCACCGCCGTCTCCTCGGTCAACATCCGGGAGACGGCGGGGACCTCGGGCCGCATCGGCTCCTGGCGCGTCCTCAACGGCGACACCGGGGCGGTGCTCGCCTCCGGCAGCGGTGCGGGCGTCATCTCCCTCCCCCGGACGACGCTGTCCAAGGTCACCTTCCAGATCACCGGCGCGAGCGGCACCCCGCAGGTCGCCGAGTTCGAGACGTACGCCGGGTAA
- a CDS encoding FAD-binding and (Fe-S)-binding domain-containing protein, with amino-acid sequence MTPADRSGLEAALHAEVDGEVRFDAGSRGAYATDGSNYREIPIGVVVPRTVEAGARAVSVCARFDAPVLSRGGGTSLAGQSTNTAVVIDWSKYCTGVLSVDPERRTCVVEPGIVLDELNRRLARHKLQFGPKPSTHSHCALGGMIGNNSCGASAQAYGKTVDNVRRLEILTYDGQRAWVGPTPPDERERIIAGGGRLAEVYAGLDRVATEYLADIRRGYPKIPRRVSGYNLDSLLPENGFDVAKALVGSEGTLVTVLRAELDLVPVPAYQSLLVLGYDDICAAADDVPRLLQHCHPTQLEALDDRMAQLMREEGAYLDSLAVLPEGDSWLMVQYSGDSQEDVDEQAHALLHALGRDEKDRNVAFSDDPEREQKMLKAREAGLGVTARPPDDRETWEGWEDSAVPPERLGDYLRDLKGLFAEFDYGHPSLYGHFGQGCVHTRIPFDLRTAEGVAVFRRFTERAADLVASYGGSLSGEHGDGQARGELLTRMFGERLVTAFGELKALFDPGNRMNPGKVVHPNPVDGQLRLGPAWRPATPATHFGYPEDEHSFKRAVMRCVGIGNCRGHTGGVMCPSYRATMEEEHSTRGRARLLFEMLGGHADSVIEDGWRSTAVHDALDLCLACKGCKSDCPTGVDMATLKAEFLSHHYAGRKRPMAHYSMGWLPLWARLSRTAPRLVNSALHAPGLAGLGKRLAGVDPAREAPVFAEESFVQWWRSRDRPEPDPADPRTVVLWPDTFSTYFHPAIARSAVRVLEDAGFRVAVPTEPVCCGLTWISTGQLVTAEKVLRRTLGVLRPYLEAGTPVIGLEPSCTAVFRADAPELMPGDQDVQRLAGQVRTFAEHLVHHAPDDWQPPRLSRRATVQTHCHQHAVMKFDADRELMRRAHLDTEVLDEGCCGLAGNFGFERGHHEVSMAVGELGVLPAVRATAPDSLVIADGFSCRTQIEQGATGRRALHLAEALAFALDGNLPSDRPERLAVRPAEPSRTAGWATAALVAALAAGTAAAVGGLRRPGR; translated from the coding sequence ATGACCCCTGCGGACAGGTCCGGCCTGGAGGCGGCTCTCCACGCCGAGGTGGACGGCGAAGTCCGCTTCGACGCGGGCAGCCGCGGCGCCTACGCCACGGACGGTTCCAACTACCGGGAGATCCCGATCGGCGTCGTCGTGCCCCGCACCGTGGAGGCGGGCGCCCGCGCGGTGTCGGTGTGCGCGCGCTTCGACGCCCCCGTCCTCTCCCGGGGCGGCGGCACCAGCCTCGCCGGACAGTCGACCAACACCGCCGTGGTGATCGACTGGAGCAAGTACTGCACCGGCGTGCTCTCCGTCGACCCCGAACGGCGCACCTGCGTGGTGGAACCCGGCATCGTCCTGGACGAACTCAACCGGCGACTCGCCCGCCACAAGCTCCAGTTCGGCCCCAAACCCTCCACCCACAGCCACTGCGCGCTCGGCGGCATGATCGGCAACAACTCCTGCGGCGCCTCCGCCCAGGCCTACGGCAAGACCGTCGACAACGTCCGCCGGCTGGAGATCCTCACCTACGACGGGCAGCGCGCCTGGGTCGGCCCCACCCCGCCCGACGAGCGGGAACGGATCATCGCCGGCGGCGGCCGGCTCGCCGAGGTCTACGCCGGCCTGGACCGCGTCGCCACCGAGTACCTCGCCGACATCCGCCGCGGCTACCCGAAGATCCCGCGCCGCGTCTCCGGCTACAACCTGGACTCCCTGCTGCCCGAGAACGGCTTCGACGTGGCCAAGGCGCTCGTCGGCAGCGAGGGCACCCTGGTGACCGTCCTGCGCGCCGAACTCGACCTCGTGCCCGTGCCGGCGTACCAGTCGCTGCTCGTCCTCGGCTACGACGACATCTGCGCCGCCGCCGACGACGTACCCCGCCTGCTTCAGCACTGCCACCCCACCCAACTGGAGGCCCTGGACGACCGGATGGCCCAGCTGATGCGCGAGGAGGGCGCCTACCTCGACTCGCTGGCCGTGCTGCCCGAGGGCGACAGCTGGCTGATGGTGCAGTACAGCGGAGACAGCCAGGAGGACGTCGACGAGCAGGCGCACGCGCTGCTGCACGCCCTCGGCCGCGACGAGAAGGACCGGAACGTCGCCTTCTCCGACGACCCCGAACGCGAGCAGAAGATGCTCAAGGCCCGCGAGGCCGGGCTCGGCGTGACCGCCCGCCCGCCGGACGACCGGGAGACCTGGGAGGGCTGGGAGGACTCCGCGGTACCGCCCGAACGGCTCGGCGACTACCTGCGTGACCTGAAGGGCCTGTTCGCCGAGTTCGACTACGGCCACCCGTCCCTGTACGGCCACTTCGGACAGGGCTGCGTGCACACCCGTATCCCTTTCGACCTGCGCACCGCCGAAGGCGTGGCCGTCTTCCGGCGGTTCACCGAGCGCGCCGCCGACCTCGTCGCCTCCTACGGCGGCTCCCTGTCCGGCGAACACGGGGACGGCCAGGCCCGGGGCGAACTGCTCACCCGGATGTTCGGCGAGCGGCTCGTGACCGCGTTCGGCGAGCTGAAGGCGCTCTTCGACCCCGGCAACCGGATGAACCCCGGCAAGGTCGTCCACCCGAACCCGGTCGACGGTCAGCTGCGGCTCGGCCCCGCCTGGCGGCCCGCCACCCCGGCCACCCACTTCGGCTACCCCGAGGACGAACACTCCTTCAAGCGCGCGGTGATGCGCTGCGTCGGCATCGGCAACTGCCGCGGCCACACCGGCGGCGTCATGTGCCCCTCCTACCGGGCCACCATGGAGGAGGAGCACTCCACCCGCGGCCGGGCCCGGCTGCTGTTCGAGATGCTCGGCGGGCATGCGGACTCCGTGATCGAGGACGGCTGGCGCTCCACCGCCGTCCACGACGCGCTCGACCTCTGCCTGGCCTGCAAGGGCTGCAAGTCCGACTGCCCGACCGGCGTCGACATGGCCACTCTCAAGGCCGAGTTCCTCTCCCACCACTACGCGGGCCGCAAACGCCCCATGGCCCACTACTCCATGGGCTGGCTCCCGCTGTGGGCCCGGCTCAGCCGCACCGCGCCCCGGCTGGTGAACTCCGCGCTGCACGCGCCCGGTCTGGCCGGCCTCGGCAAGCGGCTCGCCGGCGTCGACCCGGCCCGCGAGGCACCGGTGTTCGCCGAGGAGTCCTTCGTCCAGTGGTGGCGGTCCCGCGACCGGCCGGAACCGGACCCGGCCGACCCGCGCACGGTCGTGCTGTGGCCGGACACCTTCAGCACCTACTTCCACCCTGCCATCGCCCGGTCCGCCGTCCGCGTCCTGGAGGACGCCGGCTTCCGCGTCGCCGTCCCCACCGAACCGGTGTGCTGCGGACTGACCTGGATCTCCACCGGCCAACTCGTCACCGCCGAAAAGGTGTTGCGGCGGACCCTCGGTGTGCTGCGGCCTTACCTGGAGGCCGGTACGCCCGTCATCGGCCTGGAGCCCTCCTGCACGGCCGTCTTCCGCGCCGACGCCCCCGAGCTGATGCCCGGCGACCAGGACGTCCAGCGGCTGGCCGGACAGGTGCGCACCTTCGCCGAACACCTCGTCCACCACGCCCCCGACGACTGGCAGCCGCCGCGACTGTCCCGGCGGGCCACCGTGCAGACCCACTGCCACCAGCACGCCGTCATGAAGTTCGACGCCGACCGCGAACTGATGCGCCGCGCCCACCTCGACACCGAGGTGCTCGACGAGGGCTGCTGCGGCCTGGCCGGCAACTTCGGCTTCGAACGCGGCCACCACGAGGTGTCGATGGCCGTCGGCGAACTGGGCGTCCTGCCCGCCGTACGCGCCACCGCCCCGGACAGCCTGGTCATCGCCGACGGCTTCAGCTGCCGCACCCAGATCGAACAGGGCGCGACCGGCCGCCGCGCGCTGCACCTCGCCGAGGCCCTCGCGTTCGCCCTCGACGGCAACCTGCCCAGCGACCGGCCCGAACGGCTGGCCGTCCGCCCCGCCGAGCCGTCCCGTACGGCCGGCTGGGCGACCGCCGCCCTGGTGGCCGCCCTCGCCGCGGGGACCGCCGCCGCGGTGGGCGGGCTGCGCCGGCCCGGGAGGTGA
- a CDS encoding DUF6479 family protein has translation MNTAMYQAATGAQTFGYVLILIAGVALVAGIIWAFRLGAKVREREPAPPRPDEQPKMPPGGPVHETREVREPDEVPRAADESERLTPHQLGNVGTKRAADQSRPRWTPGSSGSFGGGGGGRT, from the coding sequence ATGAACACTGCCATGTACCAAGCGGCCACGGGCGCGCAGACCTTCGGGTACGTCCTGATCCTGATCGCCGGAGTGGCCCTCGTCGCGGGAATCATCTGGGCGTTCCGGCTGGGTGCCAAGGTGCGTGAGCGGGAGCCCGCGCCGCCGCGCCCGGACGAGCAGCCCAAGATGCCGCCGGGCGGGCCGGTGCACGAGACCCGCGAGGTCCGGGAGCCCGACGAGGTGCCCCGGGCCGCCGACGAGAGCGAACGCCTCACCCCGCACCAGCTCGGCAACGTCGGCACCAAGCGCGCCGCCGACCAGAGCCGTCCGCGCTGGACGCCGGGGTCGAGCGGATCCTTCGGCGGCGGCGGGGGCGGCCGGACCTGA
- a CDS encoding hydrolase encodes MSLTTLDPRTALVAIDLQNGIVAMPTQPRPGPEVVSRTAELADAFRSHGLPVVLVRVSFAADGADAVPGRTERQARGLAFPEGWDVIVDELSGHPGDIRVTKHNWSAFHGTDLDVQLRRRGITQIVLTGIATSIGVESTARDAYAHGYHVTLATDAMADADAEAHANSVERIFPRLGETGTTAEIVELLAKTRG; translated from the coding sequence ATGTCACTCACCACGCTCGACCCCCGTACCGCCCTCGTCGCGATCGACCTGCAGAACGGCATCGTGGCCATGCCCACGCAGCCCCGCCCGGGCCCGGAGGTCGTCTCCCGCACCGCGGAACTCGCCGACGCCTTCCGCTCGCACGGACTGCCCGTGGTCCTGGTCCGGGTCTCCTTCGCCGCCGACGGGGCGGACGCGGTGCCCGGCCGCACCGAACGCCAGGCGCGCGGGCTCGCCTTCCCGGAGGGGTGGGACGTCATCGTGGACGAGCTGTCCGGCCACCCCGGCGACATCCGTGTCACCAAGCACAACTGGAGCGCCTTCCACGGCACCGACCTGGACGTCCAGCTGCGCCGCCGGGGCATCACGCAGATCGTGCTGACCGGCATCGCGACCAGCATCGGCGTGGAGTCCACCGCGCGCGACGCCTACGCGCACGGCTACCACGTCACCCTCGCCACGGACGCCATGGCCGACGCCGACGCCGAGGCACACGCCAACAGCGTGGAGCGGATCTTCCCGCGGCTCGGTGAGACCGGCACGACCGCCGAGATCGTGGAGCTCCTGGCCAAGACCCGCGGCTGA
- a CDS encoding SDR family oxidoreductase has translation MPPTVVITGASAGIGRATARLYARRGADVVLVARGEGGLHAAADEVAALGGRPLVHVADAADPAQLEAAADAAEQAFGPVDVWINCAFATVFAPFEEITAEEFKRVTEVTYLGFVNGTRTALKRMLPRDRGTIVQVGSALGERSIPLQSAYCGAKHAINGFTSSVRTELLHRGSNVRITVAQMPAVNTPQFEWVRSRLAKHPMPVPPIYQPEVAARGVLYAADHPRRKQYYVGASTVATIWANRLFPAPLDRYLARTGFESQQTDSVPPAHLDNLFEPVDRTPADDQGAHGAFDDTAHTRSWQETLLRHPAATALGAGAAVLGTTLGVRRLTGRAA, from the coding sequence ATGCCCCCCACCGTCGTCATCACCGGCGCCAGCGCCGGCATCGGCCGCGCCACCGCCCGCCTGTACGCCCGGCGTGGCGCCGACGTCGTCCTGGTCGCGCGCGGCGAGGGCGGTCTCCACGCGGCGGCCGACGAGGTCGCGGCGCTCGGCGGACGGCCCCTGGTCCACGTCGCCGACGCGGCCGACCCGGCGCAGCTGGAGGCGGCGGCCGACGCCGCGGAGCAGGCTTTCGGGCCGGTCGACGTGTGGATCAACTGCGCGTTCGCCACGGTGTTCGCGCCGTTCGAGGAGATCACCGCCGAGGAGTTCAAACGGGTCACCGAGGTCACCTACCTCGGCTTCGTCAACGGCACCCGCACCGCCCTGAAGCGCATGCTGCCCCGCGACCGGGGCACGATCGTGCAGGTCGGCTCCGCGCTCGGGGAACGGTCCATCCCGCTCCAGTCGGCGTACTGCGGCGCCAAGCACGCCATCAACGGCTTCACCTCCTCCGTGCGCACCGAACTGCTGCACCGCGGCAGCAACGTGCGCATCACCGTCGCCCAGATGCCCGCCGTCAACACCCCGCAGTTCGAATGGGTCCGCTCCCGGCTGGCCAAGCACCCCATGCCGGTCCCGCCGATCTACCAGCCCGAGGTGGCCGCCCGGGGCGTGCTGTACGCGGCCGACCACCCGCGCCGCAAGCAGTACTACGTCGGCGCCTCCACCGTCGCCACCATCTGGGCCAACCGGCTCTTCCCGGCGCCGCTCGACCGCTATCTGGCCCGCACCGGCTTCGAGTCCCAGCAGACCGACAGCGTCCCGCCGGCCCACCTGGACAACCTCTTCGAACCGGTCGACCGCACCCCGGCCGACGACCAGGGCGCGCACGGCGCCTTCGACGACACCGCGCACACCCGCTCCTGGCAGGAGACCCTGCTCCGGCACCCCGCGGCCACCGCCCTCGGCGCCGGCGCCGCCGTGCTGGGCACCACCCTCGGCGTACGCCGCCTGACGGGACGAGCGGCCTAG
- a CDS encoding enolase C-terminal domain-like protein, whose protein sequence is MSDQPAVDAVDTAVYTVPTDAPEADGTLAWDRTTLVLVTARSGTTTGLGYTYAPAATAHLVRELLAGTVTGLSAYDVPRANERMCRAVRNAGLPGLAAQAIAAADIALWDLKARLLGLPLVHLLGAARTDVPVYGSGGFTTYDAGRQERQLRGWAEDQGIPRVKIKIGESWGARQDRDLERVARARATVGDTAELYVDANGGYTGGQAVRVAGALADQGVTWFEEPVSSDHLTVLAGIRGRIPLDVAAGEYGYTLPYFEHMLAAGAVDCLQADVTRCGGITVWLRAAALAQARGIDISGHCAPHAHAHAAAAVPNLRHLEWFHDHVRIEHLLFDGVLDPAGGSVTPGADGAPGLGLTLARERAAPYRTE, encoded by the coding sequence ATGAGCGACCAGCCGGCCGTCGACGCGGTCGACACCGCCGTCTACACCGTGCCCACCGACGCCCCCGAGGCGGACGGCACCCTCGCCTGGGACAGGACCACCCTCGTCCTGGTCACCGCCCGCTCCGGCACCACCACCGGGCTCGGCTACACCTACGCACCCGCCGCCACCGCCCACCTCGTCCGCGAACTGCTCGCCGGCACCGTGACCGGCCTGTCCGCGTACGACGTGCCGCGTGCCAACGAGCGGATGTGCCGGGCCGTGCGCAACGCCGGACTGCCCGGCCTCGCCGCCCAGGCGATCGCCGCCGCCGACATCGCCCTGTGGGACCTCAAGGCCCGTCTGCTCGGCCTGCCCCTCGTCCACCTGCTGGGCGCCGCCCGCACCGATGTGCCGGTCTACGGCAGCGGCGGCTTCACCACCTACGACGCCGGTCGGCAGGAACGCCAGCTGCGCGGCTGGGCCGAGGACCAGGGCATCCCCCGCGTCAAGATCAAGATCGGGGAGTCGTGGGGCGCCCGGCAGGACCGCGACCTGGAACGCGTCGCCCGCGCGCGGGCGACCGTCGGCGACACGGCCGAGCTGTACGTGGACGCCAACGGCGGCTACACCGGCGGCCAGGCGGTACGGGTCGCGGGGGCGCTCGCCGACCAGGGCGTCACCTGGTTCGAGGAACCCGTCTCCTCCGACCACCTCACCGTCCTCGCCGGCATCCGCGGCCGGATCCCGCTCGACGTCGCCGCCGGCGAGTACGGCTACACCCTGCCGTACTTCGAGCACATGCTGGCCGCCGGGGCCGTCGACTGCCTCCAGGCCGACGTCACCCGGTGCGGCGGCATCACCGTCTGGCTGCGCGCCGCCGCGCTCGCCCAGGCGCGCGGGATCGACATCTCCGGACACTGCGCGCCGCACGCCCACGCCCACGCTGCCGCCGCCGTGCCCAACCTCCGTCACCTGGAGTGGTTCCACGACCACGTCCGCATCGAGCACCTGCTGTTCGACGGCGTCCTCGACCCGGCCGGCGGCAGCGTCACCCCGGGCGCCGACGGGGCACCCGGGCTCGGCCTCACGCTCGCGCGCGAGCGGGCGGCGCCGTACCGGACGGAGTGA